A single Nostoc sp. PCC 7107 DNA region contains:
- a CDS encoding ABC exporter membrane fusion protein, whose protein sequence is MALRKYSQLFTKPLSRWQIMLAASITIAAAGLGTFYSVAPKFSRVPVQTTQATPPKPVPVKLAITALGRLQPEGKVTYLSAPNSINGVRVEKLLVKEGDEVKAGQVLAYLEDYARATAALQQSLDKLQVAKAKLAQVKAGAKSGDINAQKATIANLASQLKGEVATQQATINRIQAEVDNAQTENDRYQKLYKQGAIAASIADSKALQLKTTQEQLTEAQAALTRTQNTLKDQQTEAKARLNSISEVRSVDVDAAQTEVKSAVTAIKQAKADQDLTYIKAPIDGKILKIHAKTGEVINTAGFAEIGKISQMYVVAEVYQTDIQKVRVGQKASISSAAFAGKLQGTVKEIGWQVDKQSIFSLNPRSDTDRRIIEVKISIDNPADSQRVARLTNLQVDVAIQI, encoded by the coding sequence ATGGCACTCAGAAAATACAGCCAGTTGTTTACAAAACCCCTAAGTCGATGGCAAATAATGTTAGCAGCTTCTATCACTATCGCTGCTGCTGGGCTAGGAACTTTTTACAGTGTTGCACCAAAATTTTCTCGTGTTCCAGTCCAAACAACTCAAGCAACCCCACCAAAACCTGTTCCAGTTAAACTTGCAATCACGGCTTTAGGACGTTTGCAGCCAGAAGGTAAAGTTACTTATTTATCTGCGCCGAATTCCATCAATGGTGTGCGTGTTGAAAAACTGTTGGTGAAGGAAGGAGATGAAGTTAAAGCAGGGCAAGTATTGGCGTATTTAGAAGATTATGCTCGTGCTACAGCAGCATTGCAACAGTCTTTAGATAAATTGCAAGTTGCCAAAGCTAAATTAGCACAGGTAAAAGCTGGTGCTAAATCTGGAGATATCAACGCGCAAAAAGCAACCATTGCGAATTTAGCGTCTCAATTAAAAGGAGAAGTTGCGACTCAGCAGGCAACAATTAACCGCATTCAAGCGGAAGTAGATAACGCTCAAACCGAGAACGATCGCTATCAGAAATTATACAAACAAGGTGCGATCGCCGCTTCTATTGCCGATAGTAAAGCTTTACAACTTAAGACTACACAAGAACAACTCACAGAAGCCCAGGCTGCTCTAACTCGTACACAAAACACCCTCAAAGACCAACAAACAGAAGCTAAAGCTAGACTCAACAGTATCAGTGAAGTACGTTCTGTCGATGTTGATGCAGCCCAAACTGAAGTGAAAAGTGCTGTCACAGCAATTAAACAAGCTAAAGCTGACCAAGACTTAACTTACATCAAAGCTCCCATTGACGGTAAAATCCTCAAAATTCACGCAAAAACTGGTGAAGTTATCAACACCGCAGGTTTTGCAGAAATCGGTAAGATATCGCAAATGTATGTAGTTGCAGAAGTATATCAAACCGATATTCAAAAAGTACGTGTGGGCCAAAAAGCCAGCATTAGCAGTGCTGCATTTGCGGGAAAATTACAGGGAACTGTCAAAGAAATTGGTTGGCAAGTTGATAAACAAAGCATCTTTAGCCTTAACCCCAGATCTGATACAGACCGAAGAATTATTGAAGTAAAAATATCCATCGATAACCCCGCAGACAGTCAAAGAGTAGCGCGTTTGACTAACTTGCAAGTGGATGTCGCTATTCAAATATAG
- a CDS encoding type I polyketide synthase: MSAYSIDTALAELEAQINSCEKTLIRFIEEKKMTTDKPMSINKINRQLQQNPIAIVGMASLFAKARNLREYWQNIINKIDCITDVPSSHWSVEDYYDPNPRTPEDKTYCKRGGFIPEVDFNPMEFGIPPSILEVTDVSQLLSLVIAKEAMEDAGYGESREFSRETIGVVLGVAMAKQLGMPLAARLEYPIWEKVLKSSGLSDEDTKKIVDKIKSAYVKWDENAFPGMLANVVAGRIANRLNFGGINCVVDAACASSFGALKLAISELIEHRADMMLTGGVDTDNTIMAYISFSKTPAVSPSESVKPFDAKSDGMMLGEGIGMIVLKRLEDAERDNDKIYAVIKGIGTSSDGRYKSIYAPRKEGQVTALRRAYEDAGFSPATVGLMEAHGTGTMAGDPTEFGSLRDFFGVHDQKKQHIALGSVKSQIGHTKAAAGAASLIKTALALHHKILPPTINITEPNPKLDINNSAFYLNTETRPWIRAEGDAPRRAGVSSFGFGGTNYHVVLEEYEAGQNQPYRIHGTPQEILLFAENPAQLLSKCEADLWKLQSEGAERHFAQLLQDSQSVEIPQTAARVGFVAENLQETCKLLQISIDWLKLKGAAASWEHPQGIYYRASGMELGGKVVALFSGQGSQYLEMGRELVMNFPEMQRLHGYMDSLLLKDNLQPLSEIVFPRPTFEEAEKNAQVAALQRTEYAQPAIGVFSAGLYSILQKAGFKSDFVAGHSFGELTALWAAGVLSEADYLFLVKSRGQAMAAPEDPDHDAGTMLAVKEDINKIEPILKQFPQVSIANFNSPTQVVLAGPTAEIAKVRQALQEQGYTAVQLPVSAAFHTSLIAFAQKSFAIATKSVKFNTAQIPVFSNVTGKPYPQDSTGMQRILETHLASSVLFKQEIENIYAAGGACFVEFGPKRILTNLVKDILGDRPHITIALNPSTQKNSDRSLREAAVQMRVIGMQLKNLDPYQVQPALPPAEKKKTLSVRLNGINYVSEKTRNGFKEALESGHKVSLPAAPAPVVSATPEFSETNRQEIRVLENSGVNFQEIIKPEPAPEVTSTTSITEPQPEMNPAILSNQLAQETDMPTPENLVNNQRMLESLEYLLTQFQKNQSDNLQTHGQYLNHQMEYTKAFFQLMQQQNALFANAKSSQEVAQLKLVVMEGVERSMMQFHSQQGETLRIHEQYLLEQVEYAKNFFNLIQQQYSQLIAGGVAVEPSNTPVSDAPVPPTTKIVAPTPVVEPVAKNGNGNGYAAKPVEMPAAPAPQPVAVAPTPVIETPIALVPQPVAFTPAPVIETPVAPAPQPVVVAPAPVVQIPTPQPVAVISAPIVATPAVDISDLDKNLLAIISDKTGYPVEMLELEMDMEADLGIDSIKRVEILGGLQEMYPNLPKPNLEELAEKRSIGDIITYLQSNASGNPSVGVAVLPAPVAPEMPVTTLPVVPIVPVAPAPEPVVIAETPVAETVEDTTEYADIAQTLLNITSDKTGYPVEMLELEMDMEADLGIDSIKRVEILGTMQETYPNLPKPNVEDLGDLRTIGQIVEYLQRLVAGEKKKPDSNWGFQPVQVIENVARRPAQLKILSLPDSLEFSLPEGHICLITDDGSLTTSQVAQSLTERGWKVVVLSFPQAIIAQQAPLTAGVERITLADMSEELLQHKLSAIATNIGTIGSFIHIHPQGVEQDKAIVKHIFFVAKHLKKPLTETANYTRSSFLTVVRLDGAFGLEHNTNYGAIAGGLFGLTKTLKWEWPKVFARSIDLSPAIDPQKSAEHIIAELCDSNLYINEVAYGSQGRVTLKASVVK; the protein is encoded by the coding sequence ATGTCTGCTTATTCAATTGATACTGCCTTGGCGGAGTTAGAAGCCCAGATCAACAGTTGTGAAAAGACTTTGATTAGGTTTATAGAGGAAAAAAAAATGACGACAGATAAACCAATGTCGATTAACAAAATTAACAGACAACTGCAACAAAACCCTATAGCCATTGTTGGTATGGCTTCGCTATTTGCTAAAGCCAGAAACTTGCGGGAATATTGGCAAAATATCATTAACAAAATCGATTGTATTACTGATGTACCTTCCTCTCACTGGAGCGTAGAAGATTACTACGACCCTAACCCCAGAACCCCAGAAGATAAAACATACTGTAAACGCGGCGGCTTTATTCCAGAAGTTGATTTTAACCCAATGGAATTTGGGATTCCGCCCAGCATTTTAGAAGTAACTGATGTTTCCCAGCTATTAAGTTTGGTCATTGCTAAAGAAGCAATGGAAGATGCTGGTTATGGTGAATCTCGTGAGTTTAGCCGCGAAACTATCGGCGTAGTTCTCGGTGTGGCGATGGCTAAACAATTGGGAATGCCACTAGCTGCACGGTTGGAATATCCTATTTGGGAAAAGGTTCTTAAAAGCAGTGGTCTTTCTGACGAAGACACCAAAAAAATCGTTGACAAAATCAAAAGTGCTTACGTTAAGTGGGATGAAAACGCCTTCCCCGGTATGCTGGCTAACGTCGTGGCTGGACGCATTGCTAACCGCTTGAACTTTGGCGGAATCAACTGTGTAGTTGATGCGGCTTGCGCTAGTTCCTTTGGTGCTTTAAAACTCGCTATTAGCGAACTCATCGAACATCGCGCCGACATGATGCTGACTGGTGGTGTGGATACCGACAACACCATCATGGCTTACATCTCCTTCAGCAAAACCCCGGCGGTTTCTCCTAGCGAAAGCGTTAAACCCTTTGATGCTAAGTCTGATGGGATGATGTTGGGTGAAGGTATTGGGATGATTGTTCTCAAGCGTCTAGAAGATGCTGAACGAGACAACGATAAAATCTATGCCGTAATTAAAGGTATTGGTACTTCTAGCGATGGTCGCTACAAGAGTATTTATGCACCTCGCAAAGAAGGTCAAGTAACCGCCTTGCGCCGCGCTTATGAAGATGCTGGTTTCTCTCCGGCTACCGTTGGTCTGATGGAAGCCCACGGTACGGGTACAATGGCTGGCGACCCCACAGAATTCGGTTCTTTAAGAGACTTTTTTGGGGTACACGACCAGAAAAAACAGCACATCGCTTTAGGTAGTGTGAAATCCCAAATTGGACACACCAAAGCGGCTGCGGGTGCGGCAAGTTTAATTAAAACTGCCTTGGCACTACATCACAAAATTTTACCGCCAACTATTAATATTACTGAGCCGAACCCCAAACTCGACATTAACAACTCGGCATTTTATCTGAATACCGAAACCAGACCTTGGATACGTGCGGAAGGCGACGCGCCAAGACGTGCGGGTGTGAGTTCCTTCGGTTTTGGTGGGACAAACTACCACGTCGTTTTAGAAGAATACGAGGCCGGACAAAATCAACCTTACCGCATACACGGCACGCCCCAAGAAATTCTGCTGTTTGCTGAGAACCCAGCGCAATTACTCAGCAAGTGCGAAGCAGATTTATGGAAGTTGCAATCAGAAGGCGCTGAGAGACACTTTGCACAGTTGTTACAAGATAGTCAATCAGTAGAAATTCCCCAAACTGCGGCGAGAGTTGGGTTTGTTGCTGAGAATTTACAAGAAACTTGCAAGTTATTGCAAATTAGCATCGACTGGCTAAAACTCAAAGGTGCAGCCGCATCTTGGGAACATCCTCAAGGTATTTACTACCGCGCTTCCGGGATGGAGTTAGGCGGTAAAGTTGTCGCGCTATTCTCTGGTCAAGGTTCCCAATACCTAGAAATGGGTCGGGAATTGGTGATGAACTTCCCTGAGATGCAGCGGTTACATGGTTACATGGATAGCTTGTTACTCAAAGACAACTTGCAACCACTCTCAGAAATTGTCTTCCCCCGCCCAACCTTTGAAGAAGCAGAGAAAAACGCGCAAGTTGCCGCACTGCAACGTACAGAATACGCTCAACCTGCAATTGGTGTATTCAGTGCTGGGTTGTATTCTATCCTGCAAAAAGCGGGTTTCAAATCTGATTTTGTTGCCGGACACAGCTTTGGCGAACTAACAGCATTGTGGGCTGCGGGTGTATTGAGTGAAGCAGATTACTTGTTCTTAGTGAAATCTCGTGGTCAAGCAATGGCAGCGCCAGAAGACCCAGACCACGATGCAGGTACAATGTTGGCTGTCAAAGAAGACATCAACAAAATCGAGCCGATACTGAAGCAGTTCCCACAAGTATCCATTGCTAACTTCAATTCACCGACGCAGGTAGTGTTGGCAGGGCCGACCGCAGAAATCGCCAAAGTCCGCCAAGCTTTGCAAGAACAGGGATACACGGCTGTACAGCTACCAGTTTCCGCAGCCTTCCACACTTCGCTGATAGCTTTCGCTCAGAAGTCTTTTGCGATCGCCACTAAGTCAGTTAAATTCAATACTGCTCAAATTCCAGTTTTCAGTAATGTTACTGGCAAGCCTTATCCCCAAGACTCCACCGGAATGCAGCGCATCCTGGAAACTCACCTGGCAAGTTCGGTGCTGTTTAAACAGGAAATTGAAAATATCTACGCCGCTGGTGGTGCTTGCTTTGTGGAATTCGGGCCGAAACGAATTCTGACTAACTTAGTTAAAGATATTTTAGGCGATCGCCCTCATATTACCATCGCCTTGAATCCTAGCACTCAGAAGAATAGCGATCGTTCTCTGCGGGAAGCAGCAGTACAAATGCGCGTCATCGGGATGCAGTTGAAGAACCTTGACCCCTATCAAGTTCAACCTGCACTACCTCCGGCGGAGAAGAAGAAAACCTTGAGTGTGCGTCTCAACGGTATCAACTACGTTTCGGAGAAAACTAGAAACGGGTTCAAGGAAGCTTTGGAGAGTGGACATAAGGTTTCTTTACCTGCTGCACCTGCACCAGTTGTTAGTGCTACCCCAGAATTTTCTGAAACGAACCGCCAAGAGATAAGAGTTTTAGAGAATTCAGGTGTAAATTTTCAAGAAATAATCAAACCGGAACCAGCACCTGAAGTTACTTCCACAACAAGTATTACTGAACCACAACCAGAAATGAATCCGGCGATCCTTTCTAATCAACTAGCCCAGGAAACTGATATGCCAACACCTGAAAACTTGGTGAACAACCAGCGAATGCTAGAAAGTTTAGAGTACCTGCTGACCCAATTCCAAAAGAATCAATCTGATAATTTACAAACTCACGGTCAGTACCTTAATCATCAGATGGAATACACTAAAGCATTCTTCCAACTGATGCAGCAGCAAAACGCTTTGTTCGCTAACGCCAAGTCTTCCCAAGAGGTAGCGCAACTGAAGCTAGTGGTGATGGAAGGTGTCGAACGCAGCATGATGCAGTTTCATTCTCAACAAGGTGAAACCCTCCGCATCCATGAACAATATCTTCTGGAACAGGTAGAATACGCCAAAAACTTCTTCAATCTTATTCAGCAACAATATTCACAGTTGATTGCTGGTGGTGTTGCAGTTGAACCAAGCAATACCCCTGTCAGCGATGCACCAGTACCTCCCACCACTAAAATTGTTGCACCAACTCCAGTAGTTGAGCCTGTAGCGAAAAATGGCAATGGTAACGGTTATGCTGCTAAACCTGTTGAAATGCCAGCTGCACCAGCACCTCAACCTGTAGCAGTTGCACCTACACCTGTAATTGAAACACCAATTGCACTCGTACCTCAGCCTGTTGCTTTCACTCCTGCGCCTGTAATTGAAACACCAGTCGCACCAGCACCCCAACCTGTAGTAGTTGCACCCGCACCAGTAGTCCAAATTCCCACACCCCAACCTGTAGCGGTAATTAGCGCCCCCATCGTAGCTACACCTGCGGTTGATATCTCCGACTTAGACAAAAACCTGCTGGCAATTATCAGTGATAAAACTGGCTACCCAGTGGAAATGCTCGAATTAGAGATGGACATGGAAGCCGACTTGGGTATTGACTCCATCAAACGAGTGGAAATCTTGGGTGGGTTACAAGAAATGTATCCTAACTTACCCAAGCCCAACTTAGAAGAACTAGCAGAAAAACGCAGCATCGGCGACATCATTACATATCTACAATCTAATGCTTCGGGAAATCCTAGTGTCGGAGTTGCAGTGTTACCCGCACCAGTCGCACCAGAAATGCCAGTTACTACCTTACCCGTAGTTCCTATAGTTCCTGTAGCACCTGCACCTGAACCAGTAGTAATTGCTGAGACTCCAGTTGCAGAAACAGTAGAAGATACTACAGAATACGCAGACATCGCCCAAACTCTACTAAATATTACCAGCGATAAAACTGGCTATCCAGTCGAGATGCTGGAACTCGAAATGGACATGGAAGCCGACTTAGGTATCGACTCCATCAAACGGGTAGAAATTTTGGGAACAATGCAAGAAACGTACCCCAACCTACCCAAACCCAACGTCGAAGACTTGGGTGACTTGCGAACCATCGGTCAAATAGTTGAGTATCTGCAACGCCTAGTTGCGGGGGAAAAAAAAAAGCCTGATTCTAACTGGGGCTTCCAGCCAGTCCAAGTAATCGAAAACGTTGCGCGTCGTCCCGCGCAACTAAAAATCCTCTCCCTACCTGACAGCTTAGAGTTCAGTTTACCAGAGGGACACATTTGTTTAATTACAGATGATGGCTCCCTCACCACCTCTCAAGTAGCGCAATCTTTGACTGAACGCGGTTGGAAAGTAGTAGTATTAAGCTTCCCCCAAGCCATCATCGCCCAACAAGCACCCTTAACGGCTGGTGTAGAACGCATCACTCTCGCAGATATGAGTGAAGAATTACTCCAACACAAATTATCTGCGATCGCAACTAATATTGGTACAATTGGCAGTTTCATTCACATCCATCCACAGGGTGTAGAACAGGACAAAGCGATAGTTAAGCACATCTTCTTTGTAGCGAAACACCTGAAAAAACCCCTCACCGAAACCGCCAACTACACCCGCAGTTCTTTTCTAACAGTAGTGCGCTTAGATGGAGCCTTTGGCTTAGAGCATAACACCAATTATGGAGCGATCGCAGGTGGTTTATTCGGACTCACCAAAACCCTGAAATGGGAATGGCCAAAAGTATTTGCTCGCTCAATTGATTTGAGTCCAGCAATAGATCCGCAAAAGTCGGCTGAACATATTATTGCCGAACTGTGCGACTCGAATCTTTATATCAATGAAGTCGCTTATGGTTCTCAAGGACGGGTTACGTTGAAGGCTTCCGTAGTTAAGTAA
- a CDS encoding SDR family NAD(P)-dependent oxidoreductase yields the protein MTTATQVRSSSVFLVSGGAKGITSLCVKKLAQQQPCTFILLGRSEILENEPDFAKDCFEDAALKKRIMENLLAQGEKPTPMSVQKIYNKIASSREIKQTLAEIQATGAKVEYLSADVTNVAELQQKLAATVARTGAITGIIHGAGNLADKLIEKKTDQDFEKVYTAKVQGLENLLNCVNPNQLEQLVLFSSVTGFYGNIGQSDYAIANEILNKSAHLFKQNHPNCHVVAINWGGWDSGMVTPELKKAFAERGIDIIPVDIGAQMLVNELHPAHHDSTQVVIGSPTIRPPAPLDAELKSYRIRRRIVLEANPFLYDHVIAGSPVLPATCAMSWMINACEELHPGYRYLSCKEFKVLKGITFANSNVSEHILEIQELAKSESEFVELQTTILSKTPEGKTHYHFRANIKIVRTMPEAPIYESINLSEDNIITATGTDFYQKDSSSLFHGPAFQKITRVINITPEKITAECYWASISAQTQGQFPINWHNPYCNDLSTQPLWLWLNHFHQEICLPGQLTHSEQFLALPCDEIFYVSCEIKAKTATGVTSDYYIHDREGKIYSRILGAKAVIWPMRMMNK from the coding sequence ATGACCACAGCAACTCAGGTTCGTTCTTCCTCAGTATTTCTCGTCAGTGGCGGTGCAAAAGGAATCACCTCCCTCTGTGTTAAAAAACTCGCACAACAACAACCTTGCACATTTATACTCCTCGGTCGTTCCGAAATATTAGAAAACGAACCAGACTTCGCCAAAGATTGTTTTGAAGATGCTGCATTAAAAAAACGCATCATGGAAAATCTCCTCGCTCAAGGTGAGAAGCCTACACCCATGAGTGTGCAGAAAATATATAACAAAATTGCTTCCAGCCGCGAAATTAAACAGACACTAGCAGAAATCCAAGCCACAGGCGCAAAAGTTGAATATCTGAGTGCTGATGTCACAAATGTTGCTGAATTACAACAAAAATTAGCAGCCACAGTTGCACGTACTGGCGCAATAACTGGCATTATTCACGGTGCTGGTAACTTAGCCGATAAATTAATCGAAAAGAAAACCGACCAAGACTTTGAAAAAGTTTATACAGCTAAAGTTCAAGGCTTAGAAAATCTACTTAATTGCGTTAACCCCAACCAACTAGAACAGTTAGTATTGTTCTCCTCCGTAACTGGATTTTACGGCAACATTGGGCAATCAGATTATGCGATCGCTAACGAAATACTCAACAAATCAGCCCATCTATTCAAACAAAACCATCCCAATTGTCACGTAGTTGCAATCAACTGGGGTGGTTGGGATAGCGGTATGGTGACACCAGAACTCAAAAAAGCCTTCGCTGAACGCGGAATTGATATCATCCCCGTAGATATCGGCGCACAAATGCTAGTCAATGAACTGCATCCCGCCCACCATGACTCCACACAAGTAGTTATCGGTAGCCCCACAATTCGCCCACCTGCACCCTTAGATGCAGAACTCAAAAGCTACCGTATTCGTCGCCGCATCGTATTAGAAGCAAACCCCTTCTTATATGATCATGTCATCGCTGGTTCCCCCGTATTACCAGCAACCTGCGCCATGTCTTGGATGATTAATGCTTGTGAAGAATTGCATCCAGGTTATCGCTATTTAAGTTGTAAAGAATTCAAAGTCCTCAAAGGAATTACCTTCGCAAATTCTAACGTCAGCGAACACATTCTCGAAATCCAAGAACTCGCCAAAAGTGAATCTGAATTTGTCGAATTACAAACCACAATCTTAAGCAAAACACCAGAAGGCAAAACTCATTATCACTTCCGCGCCAATATTAAAATCGTGCGGACAATGCCAGAAGCCCCGATTTACGAATCAATAAACCTCAGCGAAGATAACATTATCACCGCCACAGGTACAGACTTTTATCAAAAAGATAGCTCCTCATTATTCCACGGCCCAGCATTTCAAAAAATCACCAGAGTCATCAACATTACCCCCGAAAAAATCACTGCCGAATGCTATTGGGCTTCAATTTCTGCTCAAACACAAGGGCAATTTCCGATCAATTGGCACAACCCATACTGCAACGATTTAAGCACACAACCTTTATGGTTATGGCTCAACCATTTCCATCAAGAAATTTGCTTACCAGGACAACTAACCCACTCCGAACAATTCCTCGCCTTACCTTGCGATGAAATCTTCTACGTTTCCTGTGAAATCAAAGCCAAAACAGCCACAGGCGTAACCTCCGACTATTACATCCATGACCGCGAAGGTAAAATATACTCTCGCATCCTCGGAGCCAAAGCAGTCATTTGGCCCATGAGAATGATGAATAAATAA
- a CDS encoding ParB N-terminal domain-containing protein: MPAISVNQIHIGSNRRPVNANKVNELKDSIKANGLLNPITVDQNLTLIAGLHRLTACKLLGLEAIECNVVTYQDSDQARLAEIDENLIRNELEPLERSELWLERDQILERMGLRAKPGDNQHTFKAGEMISPPPKRTIELAKEVGYSERTFQHGKQIAKSIHPDVKQIIKGTPLADSPTILLKIARAGSEERALAETAQKALELAQQQGDKQTTAQQNQLIAEATRKQKELQILAFKSAMAEREAKLALKKVQRQVEQVIEQPKANLEPVIKLGEEWMLGRHLVYCGDTYTSQFRNLLPSDAALAIATVSSTWQHNYLVDEARVVAVLRSEGQIYDFYKNNKMPFQYELLVNNLYIGIFSHHLIAKPQSPIHIEGVEGIVNYLINFYTSPNNFVIAPFMGHGEILIACERLGRICFIGDETPQLVSRGVMRWQQWTSKPAKKMLSV, from the coding sequence ATGCCTGCAATTTCTGTAAATCAAATTCATATAGGTTCTAACCGCCGTCCTGTGAACGCGAATAAAGTTAATGAGTTAAAAGACTCAATTAAAGCAAACGGCTTATTAAACCCCATCACAGTAGATCAGAATTTGACTTTAATTGCGGGGCTACATCGCCTGACAGCCTGTAAGCTTTTGGGATTGGAAGCCATTGAATGCAATGTTGTCACCTATCAAGACTCTGATCAAGCGCGGTTGGCGGAAATTGACGAAAACTTGATTCGCAATGAGCTAGAACCCTTAGAACGTTCGGAACTGTGGTTAGAACGCGACCAGATTTTAGAACGTATGGGACTGCGGGCGAAACCGGGAGATAACCAGCATACTTTCAAAGCTGGTGAAATGATTTCACCACCTCCTAAAAGAACTATCGAGTTAGCGAAGGAAGTGGGTTACTCTGAACGGACTTTTCAGCATGGGAAACAAATTGCTAAAAGTATTCATCCAGATGTCAAACAGATAATAAAGGGTACACCCCTGGCGGATAGCCCCACAATACTACTAAAAATCGCCAGGGCTGGAAGTGAAGAGCGTGCCTTAGCCGAAACTGCACAGAAGGCTTTGGAGTTAGCCCAACAGCAGGGAGATAAACAAACTACAGCCCAGCAAAATCAATTAATTGCAGAAGCCACAAGAAAGCAAAAAGAGTTACAGATATTAGCTTTTAAAAGTGCTATGGCGGAGAGAGAAGCAAAATTGGCACTAAAAAAAGTGCAACGCCAAGTAGAACAAGTAATTGAACAACCAAAAGCTAATTTAGAACCTGTGATCAAACTTGGAGAAGAATGGATGCTGGGGAGACATTTGGTCTATTGTGGCGATACTTACACTTCACAGTTTCGCAATCTGTTACCTTCAGATGCAGCACTGGCGATCGCTACTGTCTCCTCTACATGGCAACATAATTATTTAGTAGACGAAGCTAGAGTTGTGGCTGTCCTCCGTTCTGAAGGGCAAATTTATGATTTTTACAAAAATAACAAAATGCCGTTTCAATATGAGTTGTTAGTAAATAACCTTTACATAGGCATTTTTTCTCATCATTTAATTGCTAAACCACAATCACCAATTCACATTGAAGGTGTTGAAGGTATTGTGAATTACTTAATCAATTTCTACACCAGTCCAAATAATTTTGTCATTGCTCCGTTTATGGGGCATGGTGAAATATTGATTGCGTGCGAAAGATTGGGACGCATCTGTTTTATTGGTGATGAAACTCCACAATTAGTTAGTCGGGGCGTAATGCGTTGGCAGCAATGGACTAGCAAGCCAGCGAAAAAAATGCTGAGTGTTTAA
- a CDS encoding polyketide synthase, with protein MEKIAIIGISCLFPDANNPEQFWQNITEQKSSTSEVTVAEIGVDPTIFYDPAKGKPEKIYFLQGGFIRNFQFDPSEYNLPSNLVNSLDNTFKWSLYAAKQAVQNSGYLGNQQALAKCGVILGTLSLPTKLSNQLLSPIYRRTIDGAIAELLQDQDFHLAAISPTTKPSPQNAMISGLPAALIAQSLSLSGTHFCIDAACSSAFYSIKLASHYLQTGKADLMLAGAISCSDPLFLRMLFSGIQGYPENGISRPLDKASRGLITSEGIGMVILKRYSDAVRDGDNILATVCGNGLSNDGRGKHLLSPNVKGQTLAYKRAYQEAQINPKEIDYLECHATGTLLGDTTECNSVESFFGQHQASPLVGSAKSNVGHLLVGAGMVGLTKAIYSMNHGVIPPTINVDEPIGAENTVISPKNIVKTTTPWPNNNSTKRVALSAFGFGGTNSHIILEKTAKDTK; from the coding sequence GTGGAAAAAATCGCCATCATCGGTATATCTTGCCTTTTTCCCGACGCTAATAATCCTGAACAATTTTGGCAGAATATCACCGAACAAAAAAGCTCAACCTCAGAAGTTACCGTCGCTGAAATTGGCGTAGATCCCACAATATTTTACGACCCAGCTAAAGGCAAACCGGAAAAAATTTACTTCCTCCAAGGTGGATTTATTCGCAATTTTCAATTCGACCCCAGCGAATACAATTTACCCTCAAACTTAGTAAATAGCTTAGATAACACCTTTAAATGGTCACTGTATGCAGCAAAACAAGCAGTGCAAAATAGTGGCTATTTAGGTAATCAACAAGCCCTCGCCAAATGCGGCGTAATTTTAGGAACACTCTCCCTACCGACAAAACTTTCCAATCAATTATTATCCCCCATTTATCGGCGCACAATTGATGGTGCGATCGCCGAACTTCTGCAAGACCAAGATTTCCATTTAGCTGCCATCTCCCCAACCACCAAACCATCGCCACAAAACGCGATGATCTCCGGCTTACCCGCCGCCCTAATAGCTCAATCTCTCTCTTTATCAGGTACTCACTTTTGTATAGATGCCGCTTGTTCCTCTGCCTTTTACTCCATCAAACTAGCATCTCATTACCTACAAACAGGCAAAGCAGATTTAATGCTGGCTGGGGCAATTAGTTGTTCTGATCCTCTATTTTTGAGAATGCTTTTTTCTGGTATTCAAGGATATCCAGAAAACGGTATTAGCCGCCCCTTAGATAAAGCATCACGCGGCTTAATTACCTCTGAAGGTATCGGGATGGTAATTCTTAAACGTTATAGTGATGCTGTCAGAGATGGTGATAATATCCTCGCCACTGTTTGCGGTAATGGACTATCTAATGATGGTAGAGGCAAACATTTATTAAGTCCCAATGTTAAAGGACAAACACTAGCTTACAAACGAGCTTATCAAGAAGCGCAAATCAATCCGAAAGAAATTGATTATCTAGAGTGTCACGCTACAGGCACACTCTTAGGCGATACCACCGAATGTAATTCTGTAGAAAGCTTTTTTGGACAACATCAAGCATCGCCTTTAGTAGGTTCTGCTAAATCCAACGTCGGACATTTGTTAGTAGGTGCTGGCATGGTCGGCTTAACTAAAGCAATTTACAGCATGAATCATGGTGTAATTCCGCCCACGATTAATGTTGATGAACCCATCGGTGCAGAAAATACAGTTATTTCTCCTAAAAATATTGTCAAAACAACAACACCGTGGCCTAACAATAATTCAACTAAACGCGTAGCCTTAAGTGCCTTTGGTTTTGGTGGAACTAACTCACACATTATTTTGGAAAAAACCGCGAAGGACACAAAGTAA